The Thermobispora bispora DSM 43833 genome window below encodes:
- a CDS encoding shikimate kinase — MIDSPVVVTGLMGAGKTSVARLLAEALRRPLRDNDDDLEARYGMTAAAIAAEFGADELHARESAVLREALAARPVPVIAAAASTVEDPASRAALHRAFVVFLDGPPAVLAERMLSSPHRPHFQPDLVAMLTEQRERRLPWLREVADVTVDCGSRTPEEISAEVLRHLGAA, encoded by the coding sequence GTGATCGATTCGCCGGTGGTGGTGACCGGGCTGATGGGGGCGGGGAAGACGAGCGTGGCCCGCCTGCTGGCCGAGGCTCTGAGGCGCCCGTTACGCGATAACGACGACGATCTCGAGGCCCGGTACGGCATGACGGCGGCGGCGATCGCCGCGGAGTTCGGCGCGGATGAGCTGCACGCCCGGGAGAGCGCGGTGCTGCGGGAGGCGCTGGCCGCCCGCCCTGTGCCGGTGATCGCGGCGGCGGCGAGCACGGTCGAGGACCCGGCATCGCGCGCGGCGTTGCACCGCGCGTTCGTGGTGTTCCTCGACGGCCCGCCGGCGGTCCTCGCCGAGCGGATGCTGTCGAGCCCGCACCGGCCGCACTTCCAGCCGGACCTGGTGGCCATGCTGACCGAGCAGCGCGAGCGGAGGCTCCCTTGGCTGCGCGAGGTGGCCGATGTGACCGTGGACTGCGGGTCGCGTACGCCGGAGGAGATCAGCGCGGAGGTGCTGCGTCACCTCGG